atcaCCCACCCATGTAACGGACAGAACTGACATCGAGAGACATGCACGAAGGTGTTTCTGGAGTGCTAAATATTTACACGGACTCATCGAGATATGACACATTTGCAAATTCTTCGACGCGTGCGATCAGCTTCTTTGCTTAAACAACGATGTCTGGAAAACCCGGCGGAGAACGATACGTAAACGCGCCCGTCATGGAGAACGGGCCTCCCCATAGAGGCGAGCCCTCTATGGCCGTCGAAAGCAAGCAAGCTGCGCGGTGAAGAACGATTTGCAATGAACTCGGGACTTGACGAAGAGACGCGGTTGGAACTGTGAAACCGGCACGATCTCGGTGAATGAATGAACATGAGTAATGAATGAACGGACGGTATCGTTTGATTGGCGAGTGAATTGACGTTATGGAAGCGCGTCAGGGTTGTTCTGcgaagcgaaacaaaggggAGAAGAGTCGTTTACTTGGCCTACCATGCTGTTCACAATACGCTTCAAAAATGGTGCATGTAGGACACGGATAGAGAAGCAGATATAGCGAGACGGTAGTCGCGTATTCGAAGACGTTTCTCTTTCCTTCGACTTTCCTGGTCCCGCGGTCACGATCGACAACGTTCCACGGGACCAGGAAAGCTTCAGACCTCGGGCTCCCTCGCTTCTCTTCCTCGTACCCTGAGGAACATCGTCCACGTCGAGGAACAGTGCTCGAAGTCACAGTCTTTTGGCGAAGATTCGCGGTACCTTATCTTCGAGGACTGTTCTGTCGCAGCTTGAAAATACGTCGAGGGTCATCGTCGACTGGTTGCTCCGTACAGCTGAAGAGGTTGGCGAAGAGAAGCGAGAGATCGAAACGAATGTCGTCGAGATAAGGCGGGAACTCCGCGGAGACACTGACCTGCCGAGGCTTGACCGGCGGCGGAGGACGAGTGGAGGGCGCGAGGGCTGCGGTTATTGTAGTTGGGGGCTGTTGATGAAGTGAGTGTTGCTGCTGCCAGGGCAGCCCTGTGCGTCCCAATGTTCCCTGCAGTTGATGGTGTACCTGTTGTTGCACCTGTTGCTGCAGCTGCGGCGGCTGCGGCTGCTGCTGCGGCTGCAGCTGATGCTGACTGTTGCTGTGCTCGACTGCTGGCATAACTCGAGGAAGCGCTGAAGCGACTGAAGAAATCTTCCGAACTGTCTGTGAAATGAGTGACTGATTATTCGGCTCCTATTCTTCAGGTCTGGGTGTTTCATCCGGGCCAGTCGGCGATCTCGACGATAGCTACGGGGATGATCGGACAGGGTCTAGAAACGGTGTTAGGAATGACGACATTACCTGACTTAACTGGCCAGATCTCCAGCAGGTACTTCAGCACGGCGATCGGCTGCTGGAAGTCCAGCGGAGGTCTGGTCTCTTCGGAGTGCAGCATCAGGACTGGCCCGAAGCACACTGCCAGGCTGGCCGGCGACATCTTGTTGCACTGCGACACTACCATTGCCAAGTGGTCCAGCAGGTAAATCAGTGTACACTGGAATCGAGGAGGATCGTTGTTAACTGGAGTGTTTAATCGGTGAGCATGTTCGGAGGGCTAATTGCTCACCCTGTTCACTTTCGGCAGACAGTCCAGGATACTAAACATCAGCTTAGCGTTGCCCTGTGGATCGTCGGGCAGACAGACGGCCAGTGCGTCGACCATCATCTGGTAGAGGCACTTCGTGAAGAGTGGTTCTGGAAGTTCTCGTAGATAGTCCTTCAGCACACCTGGAAGATTCGGGTCCGGTGTTGAATACTGTCTCTCGGAGGCTAGTCTCAACTATTAGTCGCTAGGGTACCTGTGATGACGTTGATGTCGGGTACGTTGTCGGGTGACAGATTCACCGACCGGGCATTCCTCTCGAACGCTTCCCTCAGTATCCTCTTCTTCGTCGCCGACCCACACAGTCTGTACAAACCTGTTGCCAACGAATCATACAGTTACCGTCTACGTTCAACCCTCTACCAACGGCTGTTGAAAACAAAAGATAACTGACACTGACCAATGATGTCAAGGCCCCGTCTCTCGACCTCCTCCACGCAGCGCCAGACGATTATGGGAACGTTTGGCACACCCATCGCCAGGGCAGTGGACACTCCCCCGGGAACTCCGCCAGTTTTGGTCTCCCGACTCACCTGGAGACATTGGACTTTGAAGAATCTTGAAGACCCTCGTAGAACGTTGAAGCAAACAACCCCAAGTCCTTGGACTTACCACAGTGTCAAGATCAACTCCGAAGAGGGGAGCCACTCTGGTGGCCAACGATATAACTGGGAGTCCCCTCCTCCTGAAGGTCTGTTGGGCGTCGGTGTACCGCAGCTTCAGGTAGATAGTGCCGCGTGGTTCAACTTTAACAGCCAGCTGGTGCACCGGCGACTCCTTGAGGAGGGTGGCCAGGTGCACCGAGCCCTTGTAGCAGAGCTTGTGCCTGTACTGGGGGTCCCAGGAGTACACTAGCAGGTCCAACTGCCGGTTACCAACGAGATCCAGCTCGAAGGTCTCGTCCCAGTCGAACATCAGGTCGCCAGTCCGCACCACTGTCCTCGCCTTGTGCACCCTGTCGCACTCCAGCACGCAGTACAGGTCTCTCAATCCACAGCTGGCTGTTCGACGAAACAACACAAACGTTCGACAGGTCATTTAAAGACCTAAGCCACCGAAGCTAGGCTTCTGGTCGACTCAAGGAGGACCTTGTGCCCTATGCCTTCGCACAGTGGGGTACAGCGATGCCCACAGTGGTCCGTCTACTCTGCTGACATTCGAGAGTAAGGGAAAGAGGATCTACTGTAGGCCTTCCGAAGAAGCGAAGCAATCCTTTTCTCGAGCTAAGGCTGTCAGTGCAACGGAGATGCCGACTAAGGGATGTGCAGACTCCCGAACGTACCTAGGTTAGGCTGACCTGATGGCGTGGAGGGCGTGGTGGCCGCCGACGATGACGTTGTCGACCTGAGGCCCCGTCCGGCGAGCAGATGGACCCAGAGCAGTCCGCTGACCCCACCAGCCAGGTCGCCGCCGCTGGCTTCCCCTAGGGAACTCAAGAGGGAACTGGTCGAGCTTGGAGTCCCTACAGTGGGAGGCTTCTCTATCTTATACTTGAGGAACTCTGGGGACAACATCGACACTTTAACGCAAGACCAAAGACGTTAATGACTAGGACAGCGAAGTCTGCCCACCTGCAGGGTTAATATCTAACAGTCTTTGATCCTGAGTTCTAGTAGGCGTGGGGGTGGGTATACTTCTCGTTGACTCCAGGTCCAGCGGGTTCCTGATCCTCCTGATGGAGGTGGCTCTCTGCGCCGTGGAGCTCGACAGAGACGGTTTCTGGTTCGTCAGCGACGTGCGCGCGCTGGATGCAACCGAGGCCGGTCTTGGGTTCGTCGCCCCTCGGTGACACGTGGAGCTTATGGCTGTCGATGCTCTAAGGTTCGCCAGGTTCACCTGTTGCGCGGAGGCGGACCTCGTCGACAGTCGGTCCAGGGTGCTCGACAGTGGTCTGTATGCACCGTAGCTGCCATACTCGCCCTGCGAGGTAGAAGAGGTGCTGTAGCACCTTTAATCCTAAACTTCATCCTCCTACCTCAGGTCATACCTGATTCGCAGCTGCGTGGATGTTCTCTGCGCTGTAGGTGTAGCGGGGTGGCCTAGTCGTGGTCGCCCTGATCTGTTCGTACAGTGCACTCGTGCTGGGTGTTCGACTCAACCATGCTCTGTACTCGTCCGATGTGAACACACTAGGTGATGACGGTATCCTCCCTGCGGCACAGCCACGTGTCTCTTATAGTCTTCGTTGGGCCGGTTTACAAATCGGTCTGTGAATCGATACGATACCTCTGTCACGTCGAATGGAAGGCAATTCGGGTGCCGACAGTGCCCCGTCGCTGTCCTCCTGGTCTATTAACCCTGATGCTACCGTGCTAAGGCCGGACCTAAGGCCGGGCTGCTGAGGCAACGTTCTGCTGCTGCGAGGCAAGGAGTTGGATCTCAAACCTGGACACACAGAGAAACGATCTTGTCACTATTAGTGCCCGGTCGGTCAGACGCAACAGGGGTCCAGCTACTAACCCGAGGAACTCTGACCAATCTGCGACCTGGACAGCGTCGCGAGGTGCGAGACAGCGCTGCTCTGCGAAGGATTGTTCATGTTGTGCCTGTAGTAATAGTACGCCGATTTGGGCGAGCTGGAACACGTCGCCTCCGTGTCGGACGCGTAGTCCAATGGCGGCCGGTGCCTCCTTGTCAAGGTGCCGAACTGACCCTGTCTCTGGGTGCTGGTTGTGTCCGCTTGGGTGCCGTACCTCGTCGTGTATCTCAATCCCGATGTTCCTGCAAGGTAGCCGGCTTCAAATAGCATTAAGGATCTACTAGTTCAGAAGATGACAGAGGTTTACGGAGACCCTAGGTGTCTTGGAACCAAATTGCATACTGGAGACGTTCTCGAATGTTTGATAGACTCGGGGACAAGATAGAGACTCGAACCTTTATTAATACCAATTTGATGTTCAACTTGGTCCAAGGACACGTTGGTTTTCTAACGATGTTGCGCTTCAATGATCTTGCTTACCTGATTTCAAGCTGGATCTAAGTAAAGTGTGTCTAGCCGGAGTAGTTATGCTGGTGTAGTCGACCCGTGGCAGATGCTGGTCCGATCCACTTCTGGGCATGATCCTCCCGCTGGCGGTGTGCTGACTGTAACCATAGTGCGACGACTGCGTTTGCCCCGACAATCTGCTGCCCACCGACTGCATGCCTGCCCCCGTTGACATTCGGCGACCGCCGTTCGAGGGCATTACCGGCCCCGTGTAAAATGAGTGTACCTAAACGCGTGTCCTCATTAGGTATCGCTTGATTCGTTCGCGAACGTCATTCTTTCGTTCGGTTCTTCCATCACAGCGACCCCGAGCAAGATTTCAAACGACAGCGTAATCCGTGATCGAAGAAGCCATCAAACGAGGTACTGAATCACGGTTAATGGATCTCGTCGGACTGTTCTCATGAATTCTGACGGGGTACGATCAATGATCCAGAGATCCATCCGTCGTGAGACTATGACAATCACGGATCGTCCTGGGCAGAGAATACTCGGAAAGAAAGAAATCGAAAGAACGAACGCATAGCAAAGCTGACGAGGCAACATAAAGAGGATCCACATTACCAGTAGGGACATACAGAGGCGAGATCAACTCCACGTGGACGACGACAATCATTCGCCACTTTGTTTCAACTGTACATCGCGTTAGGACGGATACTTTTGTCGATTCGACTGTGAAAACTTTAAGTTTAAACCTCATACGACCTTGGGAAATTATGCGTCGAAGGTTCTACGATAGTCGCCCATTTTACAATTTACGAATACCTCTTGGAATGTCACTAGCAGTGCCAACGATGCACATAAATGAGCGAACGTTTAGCCTGTGAGGAACGTATGAGGATCAAAGATTAGGCGCGTTCCACGGTGGGCGAATGCTTGTCCGTCCAGGTCGGGCACGGTGCAGAATATTGCGCTCATACACAAGTCTAGATATCAAGAAAGAGTTGGTGGTTTCTTTACCTTTGTGAAATCCTGGTTAATATCAATGTAGCATTCATTCATAGAACCAATTAGTCATGTGAAACACGTCGTCGAAACACGATTGAAATCGCGAGCCGTCCACTCCCAAAGCCATTTGAACATTGCTAATTGCTTGCCACTCGTCGTTCTAACAAATACACGGATTCTACTTCCACGGTTCACGGCCACCGCCAAATGGTTTGGACATTCGGACAGCACGCGTCACAGCGATCTCTATCAAGAGTGTCTCGAGACATTGCCACGAATTCACCATTTTCTGATTAATCGCGATTGCAATCGAAGACAGAGAAAGGCAAACAAGTGTCAACTTGGTGCAAACAGGTATGTGAAAGGGTGCTCGATCCACATCGTCTAGAACATCTATGTGTGATCTACTTCCGACAGCAGGTGGGGACTCGATACCCTAAGCCGTCGGTCCTAAAGTCGGACCATCGTCGGACCGTGTCGTCCGTGCGTAATTCATTCACCAATCCAGGATTCGTCCCGATTCTACCTGGGACCGAGATCCCGACCTGCCTCAGAATTTCGGATAAAGATCGAATCGTTCCTCAAAACTTACTTTTTCCGCCAGGCTCTCCAACGTTTTCGGATATCCACGCTCGTAGGGCTGGAAGTGCTGCGTTGCCGATGGTTTCGGCTGATGCGTGAtcaccggcggcggcggcggttggTAGGACCAGTGTCCTTCCGGTCTGGAGTTGTAGTAGAGATCGCCGTTGCTGGATCCCAAGTCCTGACTAGATCCTAGACCCGTCAATCCCAATTTCGACCTAGACGGCAGCATCTCGCGACCGTCGCCGCGCCTGCGATTGCTGTCTCTGTAACCGCGGGACCAGTTAACAGGTGTCCCTGGACCGAAGTCCAAGTCCCGGAGCTTGAAGTCCAAATTGCGGGAACGCGGGCTGGCGTACCTGATGTGGTTACTCGTTGCATGATCGCTCTCGTCCTCGTTCAGTTCCCTCTTGATGACGACAACCGGCGGCGCCTTGTGCTCCGTTTGGCGACTGTGCGAAACTGGCTGATGCTGGCCGTGTCTCGTGGCCAGAACTAGCCTCCTGGGTATCGACATTATGATCACCACGTCGTCCAGGCTCATGTGCGTCACGTCGACCAGGTTCACCGCCAGGATCTCGTCCCCTACCTGAAGCGGAAAGCGTGGGTCGGGACCAGTCCAAGGAAGTTCGAAGCAACTTCGCGACCTAGCTGGACCACGTATCAATGGTCCTAACTCGATAGCGTCCCCGTTAACACGAGGCTTCGCTAGGACCTTGCGCCGCTGCCCCCGTTTCCCGAGGATTCTACGAAGGCTACAGATTTCTAACAAAGTTTAGACGCATCCCGATACCAAAGGACTCCGGTCCACGCATGTTCCCCCTCCCCCACGGGACGATCTAAACAAAGCCTCCAGCAGCCGACACCGTTCGCCTAACTTGACCTAATGGCCTAGGCCCCCGATGGGAGCGGAGTTTTAATAAATTCCGAGGCCGAATTGGCTCGGATGCGAGACCGGGCCGCAGCGGCAATTAGGCGTTCTAACTCGATGCGGCCGGGACACAAAGATAAAGAAGTCTCACCTTCAAACAGCCGCTGTTATAGACGGCGGTCTCCAGGGCTATCCTCGAGATAAAGACACCGTCGTTCCTGTCGACGCCGTTTCCCTCCCGTATATAGAGCCCGAGCGTCTGCCCTGGCCTTTTGATTATCTCGACAAAGTGGATGGGCTGCTTCGGGTCCTGCAACCAATGTCGCCCCGGTGACATCCCCGGCAAATATTCCGCGGAATTAAACGGCGAACAAGAAAACCGCCGCATTGTCCGCCGGGTAATTAGACCGGCTGGCCAGGGGGTGCGGGGAACAACGGCCGCGCATAATTCCGCGCGACAAAGGTCACGAAAATGGCCCCGGGATTGCTTTTGCCCTCCGCCCGCGATTTGATCGCTCTCGATGCACCCGACGTCGTCCAAAATAAAACGTGAAACTGTCACGTGCTCCCGGAACGGACATTGTACACTATTTCAAAGGATTCATGAGGAACGGAGACGTTGATCGTAGCCCTTTTGTTTTAGCGGAAGATGCTGCTCCGATAAGTCGGCACTCAGCATATTGCTGCAGCAGAGTGTGATATACCGGTTACTGGACTTGTTACACGCTTTATGGTAAGTTGTTCTTTAGGAGGTGGACATCTTGACCAGGCTAGGGGCTCGATAATATATCAGGTTATACGCGACAAGTTATGGCGTTTTGTTGGCAACTTAGCCTGGACCTAGCTAGGGTAACTTCTCTcacattgtccctcagcttggaaacgaaaatggacaacttgatCAGGATTATGTCAGCAGGGTTATAAATTTGTCATAAACCTTGTGTCGGGTTAACGAAAAACTTAAGTTCTGTGGAATCGAATAATGAgacaatgtacagtaatgtctctctaattaacgctcagattgttcacaaaaatggacgattagtcgagccttgcagttcgtttttatagtttcgaattgtcaacaactagaaGAACGAGCTGCcgggctcgagtaatcgtatctcctcttctcaaattgtccatttttgtggacaatccgagcgtcaattagagcgtcagttagggagacattaccgtacaggTTACTGTCTCAAGCGAAGGGAACAGCTTCGACGGTTACCCACCTGCATGGCAATGAACTTTTTCGCCGCTTCGGATGCCTTCCTGCCCATTTGTCGCGGCTCGATGACCCTGACGACCATCTCACCCCTCCGGTCGACGGCCTCGAGGGCCGCTGCTGTCGCGGCGTCATGATCGTTCTCGACGGTCTCGATTTGCTTGAAGATCTCTGAGCTGATCCCGCTCACCTGCAACGACAGGCCCTTCTACTTCAACGGGTGCAACGGGAACGGGTGTTAACTGGGGAAGGACACCGTGAAACCGATCCAGCTTGCCCGTAGAAACGACTGAAAAGTCTTGCTCTCAAAGACGAAGATTAATTATCCGTAGCTGGAACAGTTTCACGAGTCGAGACGATCCGACGTTCCTAACTCTATTCTTCTTTCTAGCTTGTTGCTAATTGGATGGATCGATTGGCTATCTGGTCTATCcacggacagagcagataaataCAATCGAAGTTCCCTCGCGAATCGATTAAGACGTCTGGCGAACTTTCTAATTGCTAAATATTTCTCCGTGCGGGAAAATCAACCGCTTTGTACGCGACACAACTCGGATCGTTTCTCGAATCGTTGGCGGATCCGTCGAGGATAAAATGTTACGGGGTACCTTCCTGAAGTCTCCTTGGATGACCATGGGGGGTGGTTCCTTGGGGCGCAACTGGTTGGCAGGTGCCTGCCTCCCAGGACTTGCGCTTATGTCTGTCACTTCTCCCCGGCCCTCCTGCAACGAAATTAACGGCACTGATTAGCGCGACATTCTCTGCACTGGTCTAGCAGGTAATTGGTCCATTAGTCGGCGGCCCGAGGGTCTTTATGTTGACCTTTACGCCGACCCCTCCGGCAACATCTAATTTTCGTTTATGCGTCGTTATGCACACGTGGCCGAACACCGAAATCCCGTAGCGCTTTGTTTAAAACGCGCGACTTGTTGATTCGTGCCGAGGGGTCCGTTCTGACCCGGAGCGTCCCGTCCAGCGGTCAATCGAGCGGAACGAGAGCGTTAGAGCATCGAAGAAGCGGGTCGAACGACAACGATAACGATCGCTCTACGGCGAAACTATTTCGCGTGTGTTGCATCACCGAATGTTTGCTCGGACGCGCTAGAGCCTCTAAACGAGCCAGCGGATTTAAAAGCCTCGGAGGTCCGGTTCTTTGCGGCGGTCGCGCGCGATATTCAATCGGCGGACTGATTAAAGGCTCGTCAAAATTGCAGGCGCTTTTAGCGCGTCCGGCCCCCATGAAATTGAGAGCAGCAGGGGATGCACACGCGTCCCGGGCTCCAACGCGAAAATAGGCTAGCCGGATACTCTTTTGTCGGTCAACGGCGGCACACGAGGGCAGATCCTAATCGGCTGTCCACGCGGGGCTAAATAATTCGCCGAATCCCGAATccacttttctctctctctctagctctcctccctctctccccctctGAACTACAATTAAAGAACAGTGGCTGCTTTGTGCGACGGTACGGCATAACTGATGGCTCCATTCCTGGAATTACTGTGTTGTCCCGATATCGTCGGAGACAATGGACGCTAAGCTACTCGGTCCCCTTTCAGCCGATGGTAGCGAACAGTCCGGCACACGTGAATGCCGGGAATACAAGTACCAGCGAAGAAAACCGATTTAACGGAGGCGCGACCAGGCTTCAACAATACTTGGGACAATGGATTCCCATGGAACTAGGACGTGGTCCTTAAAATCCGCGAGTGCAGTTCGGTTGATGTTCAGCAATTGATCGCGCGAAGGAACTTGTTTAGCCATCTATCAGAGCCGCTGCGCCACGAGACAATGGGCCCCCGGCTCTATGCACCGAGGCTTTCGCGAATTTTACTCGGGGAATAATATTTTTCCAATGAAACAGGACACTGTCCTCGAAATCCACTTCCCCACAATGGAGCATGTTTACAGATACGTCGAATATCAGGCGCGTGCATCGAATCGTCCGGATTTCCCATGCGTTTGCATGGCGATGCCTAATGGACGCAACTCGGGAACCACATTTCTCCGCGGTTGGACATGTTTACTGATAAGTTAGGACTGCCGTCTGTAGGGGATTATCGTCTTCGGAGGCCCATGTGTTCAGAACTTGGGGGAAACATTTTTCCAAAGATTTTTTCCAGGACTTGGTCTCTTGACATCTGTACGATATCTAGCGGATTCGACTTTGGTACATCTTGCTAAGACATGCTCTGTGACAACTTGGACCATACGTTCGAAACTTATGGGTATCGTTTATCCAACACACCGGGATATGACATACTCCAAATCTATTGGACGACTAGGCTTATCAACCTCTCTGACAGCTAAATCCTGGCTAGCCTAGCGCGTCAACATCTTCACGTGTGTTCACAAGGAGGTCTAAGGAGCGCAAGTGTTAAAGCAACAATTTCTTCACAATAAGACAAGTTCACTGGATAAGTTAGGCTCTACGATGGACCAACGTTCTCGCCCCATGTGTTCACGAGGAGGCAAAATGATCAGAGCTTCGAAACAGCGTATTTCGAATCTATCCGGAGGGTTGGTGAAACCGACTAAATCAATTTATCACCGACTGCGAAGCAGTCTCTGACCTCTACCACGTCGCCTAACCACACCGGGGTTCAATGGATCGACGCGAGCGTAGCCGGGTGCGCGCACCAGGTCGGCAACGTCGGTACACGCTGTGGAACGCACCCCGTGGAGGCATGTGAAGAGCACGAGCCACGCGGCGGAGCCGCACATCCGGTCGCAGAGCGACAACAGGGACATCCAGACTTGCGCGGCCGATTTGCAGCCCCTTTTGTTCGAGCCTTCGTCCGTGGTCCCAGGACCAAGCTCCTCGGGCTTCACGGAGCCGTCAGCGCCCCTGTCCCTGGCCGGTTCCGGCGTCCAGACGTCCCGGTGCTCCTCCTTCCACCGGGCCTCGGTGTCCTCAGTCCACCCTGCGATGGTCTTGGTAGCGCGTTTCGTGGCGGTCCGCGTATCCATGCGTTCCGTCACGGTCCGAGGAACTCTCGAGGGTGcgtagacgacgacgacgacgacccgaTCTGTCCACCCTTGTTGCGCCTGCACCCTCTCGGCCCGTCCTTGCTACCTAGCACGCCGGTCCCTCGCAGCCCACGGACACCCTTAAGGGCCCCGGCTAGTTTTCCACGGTCGTGGACACCACGCGACTCGAGGACTGGTCCACGCGACAGAGTACGCGGATTACCTTACGGGAGAAGAAGCAGCCCGAGCCACCCCTTTGTCGCACATCCTACCTACCCCATGCTGGCTAATATGGCGGGAAGGAGCGCTCAGGAGCGTACGAGGCCGCGCCTGCGCCCCCCTGGCCGGCTACGATGCCGGGAAAGGGAGTGTGGGTGAGTATCGACCCGACGTGACGTCACCGTGACCCCCCGCCGCCCCCAGGCCGCCGCTCGCGTACTCTGTCGCTCGCGAGGATTCTCGGTTACGCTGCCGGCTCCTACACCCCGCGTCGCTCTTCCTCCTGTCCCTCACCCTTCCTCGCCACTGCCAGTCTTCTTTTCCGCTCCGCCGCCACGGCAGTCCGGATCGAAGAATTTAGTGACATTTTACGAAAGATCATCCTTTTTGGGCCCTACGAGATCACTCGCCGGAACAGGCTCTGCGCATCCTGCATGATGCAGATCCCTGGTATGGTATACGGGAAAGAACGCGACTTCTCGTTTAATGGAAACTGTGATTTCGTTAATTGACCGGTCCTCCAGGAAGTCCTTTGGTCCACCGTGCCCTACGACAATGCGACGGGGCTATCGTCCCTTCGATAACCCAGATCGCCTAACGCGCCGGCTTTTTCCTGAACGAAAAGCGAAAGGCAGTCTGCAACATCGCCGCCGGTCCGGCCAATCTGATCCGAGTCTCTTTAACCAGGATTCTCGGAGGATTATCAATACTCGTTCCCCTCCCCCCGGCCTCCGCCGCCGGCCGTACGATCGTTGAGTAGAGAGACCGTTCCCAGAGACCCCTCTCTTCGTTTCCCACGATTTACGAGGAGTACCGGTCCTCTTTCGTCCCGACACCAGGTGGTCCCCCGTATTTTGTATCTTTTTCCAGCGCGGATCCTACCCATCGATCCCCTTTCCCTTTCCCTTCTTCTCcttctgctgctgctgctgcccacccgccctcctcctcctcctcct
This genomic stretch from Megalopta genalis isolate 19385.01 chromosome 5, iyMegGena1_principal, whole genome shotgun sequence harbors:
- the RhoGAP100F gene encoding rho GTPase activating protein at 100F isoform X16; protein product: MQWRKHVRIKYGGRVGVGQGQREREQVQLQVRVVQLQREGGARLSYVCHQPQLSSTARRSCSAAAMLCCGRRKEGRGEVTDISASPGRQAPANQLRPKEPPPMVIQGDFRKKGLSLQVSGISSEIFKQIETVENDHDAATAAALEAVDRRGEMVVRVIEPRQMGRKASEAAKKFIAMQDPKQPIHFVEIIKRPGQTLGLYIREGNGVDRNDGVFISRIALETAVYNSGCLKVGDEILAVNLVDVTHMSLDDVVIIMSIPRRLVLATRHGQHQPVSHSRQTEHKAPPVVVIKRELNEDESDHATSNHIRDSNRRRGDGREMLPSRSKLGLTGLGSSQDLGSSNGDLYYNSRPEGHWSYQPPPPPVITHQPKPSATQHFQPYERGYPKTLESLAEKDFTKVHSFYTGPVMPSNGGRRMSTGAGMQSVGSRLSGQTQSSHYGYSQHTASGRIMPRSGSDQHLPRVDYTSITTPARHTLLRSSLKSGTSGLRYTTRYGTQADTTSTQRQGQFGTLTRRHRPPLDYASDTEATCSSSPKSAYYYYRHNMNNPSQSSAVSHLATLSRSQIGQSSSGLRSNSLPRSSRTLPQQPGLRSGLSTVASGLIDQEDSDGALSAPELPSIRRDRGRIPSSPSVFTSDEYRAWLSRTPSTSALYEQIRATTTRPPRYTYSAENIHAAANQGEYGSYGAYRPLSSTLDRLSTRSASAQQVNLANLRASTAISSTCHRGATNPRPASVASSARTSLTNQKPSLSSSTAQRATSIRRIRNPLDLESTRSIPTPTPTRTQDQRLLDINPAEFLKYKIEKPPTVGTPSSTSSLLSSLGEASGGDLAGGVSGLLWVHLLAGRGLRSTTSSSAATTPSTPSGQPNLASCGLRDLYCVLECDRVHKARTVVRTGDLMFDWDETFELDLVGNRQLDLLVYSWDPQYRHKLCYKGSVHLATLLKESPVHQLAVKVEPRGTIYLKLRYTDAQQTFRRRGLPVISLATRVAPLFGVDLDTVVSRETKTGGVPGGVSTALAMGVPNVPIIVWRCVEEVERRGLDIIGLYRLCGSATKKRILREAFERNARSVNLSPDNVPDINVITGVLKDYLRELPEPLFTKCLYQMMVDALAVCLPDDPQGNAKLMFSILDCLPKVNRCTLIYLLDHLAMVVSQCNKMSPASLAVCFGPVLMLHSEETRPPLDFQQPIAVLKYLLEIWPVKSVRKISSVASALPRVMPAVEHSNSQHQLQPQQQPQPPQLQQQVQQQVHHQLQGTLGRTGLPWQQQHSLHQQPPTTITAALAPSTRPPPPVKPRQVIVSSPGSPSSEESEESPEPINKSLLGGLGLEKTANGVAGDAAGPGTEQITPTSSVDTEEGNTPHPEEGERDVEGDAEASDDDRHCDSD
- the RhoGAP100F gene encoding rho GTPase activating protein at 100F isoform X14, with translation MDTRTATKRATKTIAGWTEDTEARWKEEHRDVWTPEPARDRGADGSVKPEELGPGTTDEGSNKRGCKSAAQVWMSLLSLCDRMCGSAAWLVLFTCLHGEGRGEVTDISASPGRQAPANQLRPKEPPPMVIQGDFRKKGLSLQVSGISSEIFKQIETVENDHDAATAAALEAVDRRGEMVVRVIEPRQMGRKASEAAKKFIAMQDPKQPIHFVEIIKRPGQTLGLYIREGNGVDRNDGVFISRIALETAVYNSGCLKVGDEILAVNLVDVTHMSLDDVVIIMSIPRRLVLATRHGQHQPVSHSRQTEHKAPPVVVIKRELNEDESDHATSNHIRDSNRRRGDGREMLPSRSKLGLTGLGSSQDLGSSNGDLYYNSRPEGHWSYQPPPPPVITHQPKPSATQHFQPYERGYPKTLESLAEKDFTKVHSFYTGPVMPSNGGRRMSTGAGMQSVGSRLSGQTQSSHYGYSQHTASGRIMPRSGSDQHLPRVDYTSITTPARHTLLRSSLKSAGYLAGTSGLRYTTRYGTQADTTSTQRQGQFGTLTRRHRPPLDYASDTEATCSSSPKSAYYYYRHNMNNPSQSSAVSHLATLSRSQIGQSSSGLRSNSLPRSSRTLPQQPGLRSGLSTVASGLIDQEDSDGALSAPELPSIRRDRGRIPSSPSVFTSDEYRAWLSRTPSTSALYEQIRATTTRPPRYTYSAENIHAAANQGEYGSYGAYRPLSSTLDRLSTRSASAQQVNLANLRASTAISSTCHRGATNPRPASVASSARTSLTNQKPSLSSSTAQRATSIRRIRNPLDLESTRSIPTPTPTRTQDQRLLDINPAEFLKYKIEKPPTVGTPSSTSSLLSSLGEASGGDLAGGVSGLLWVHLLAGRGLRSTTSSSAATTPSTPSGQPNLASCGLRDLYCVLECDRVHKARTVVRTGDLMFDWDETFELDLVGNRQLDLLVYSWDPQYRHKLCYKGSVHLATLLKESPVHQLAVKVEPRGTIYLKLRYTDAQQTFRRRGLPVISLATRVAPLFGVDLDTVVSRETKTGGVPGGVSTALAMGVPNVPIIVWRCVEEVERRGLDIIGQCLYRLCGSATKKRILREAFERNARSVNLSPDNVPDINVITGVLKDYLRELPEPLFTKCLYQMMVDALAVCLPDDPQGNAKLMFSILDCLPKVNRCTLIYLLDHLAMVVSQCNKMSPASLAVCFGPVLMLHSEETRPPLDFQQPIAVLKYLLEIWPVKSVRKISSVASALPRVMPAVEHSNSQHQLQPQQQPQPPQLQQQVQQQVHHQLQGTLGRTGLPWQQQHSLHQQPPTTITAALAPSTRPPPPVKPRQSKRKLPALPNR